In Mycobacterium sp. JS623, one genomic interval encodes:
- the atzF gene encoding allophanate hydrolase, translated as MTVWITRRPDAEVAAELDESQGPLAGMRLAVKDNVDAAGLPTTAACPEFAYQPERDAAAVAALQAAGAVVVGKTNLDQFATGLVGTRSPYGAVPDSRRPDYISGGSSSGSAVAVATGEADIAIGTDTAGSGRVPAGLQGIVGIKPTFGVVSTQGVVPACESYDCVTILAADLGLANRAMGVMAAGAADRPWPADVRLAAPPNPVVAVPAELPGLDREWRAAFDAAVGKLTDGGARVVTVDIAPFLAAAKLLYDGALVSERYAAVGEFIDAHPDASLDPTVRRIITAARDIPAHRLVRDRREVDRLRRVAMAELDGVDALLVPTAPMHPRIDEVAADPVGANSRMGTYTNFCNLFDMCAVAVPAGTAGQAQFGVTVLARAFEDAVALDIAALLSGEQAPVDVWPLSVADSVELVVFGAHLRGGALVHQLTDLGARWAGELTTAPRYRMSVLPTVPAKPAVTRAPDGGAALLGHRWLLSPTGLGRFLAALPSPMQLGKVEFDDGTWRTAFGCDAAAATGRDISEYGSWPAAIAAGAV; from the coding sequence ATGACGGTGTGGATCACGCGTAGGCCTGACGCCGAGGTGGCGGCAGAGCTGGACGAAAGCCAGGGCCCACTGGCGGGGATGCGGCTCGCGGTGAAGGACAACGTCGACGCCGCCGGGCTGCCCACCACCGCGGCGTGCCCGGAGTTCGCGTATCAACCCGAACGTGACGCGGCTGCAGTGGCGGCGCTGCAAGCGGCCGGCGCGGTGGTTGTCGGCAAGACGAATCTGGACCAGTTCGCGACCGGCCTCGTCGGCACCCGTTCGCCGTACGGCGCGGTGCCCGACAGCCGCAGGCCCGACTACATCAGCGGCGGTTCCAGTTCGGGCTCGGCGGTCGCCGTCGCGACGGGCGAGGCCGACATCGCGATCGGCACCGACACCGCGGGCTCTGGCCGCGTGCCGGCGGGGTTACAGGGCATCGTCGGAATCAAACCCACGTTCGGCGTGGTGTCGACCCAAGGCGTGGTGCCGGCGTGCGAATCCTATGACTGTGTAACGATTCTCGCGGCCGACCTCGGTTTGGCGAACCGTGCGATGGGTGTGATGGCAGCGGGCGCTGCCGATCGACCGTGGCCTGCCGACGTCCGGTTGGCAGCTCCGCCGAATCCTGTCGTCGCGGTGCCTGCCGAGTTGCCCGGGCTGGACCGGGAGTGGCGTGCCGCGTTCGACGCGGCCGTCGGCAAGCTGACCGACGGGGGTGCGCGTGTCGTCACCGTAGACATCGCACCGTTCCTGGCCGCGGCGAAGCTGCTGTACGACGGCGCGTTGGTAAGCGAACGATACGCTGCGGTAGGCGAATTCATCGATGCACACCCAGACGCCTCCCTGGACCCGACGGTGCGCCGGATCATCACCGCGGCGCGCGACATCCCCGCGCATCGGCTGGTGCGCGACCGTCGCGAGGTCGATCGGTTGCGCAGGGTGGCGATGGCCGAATTGGACGGTGTCGATGCGCTGCTGGTGCCGACTGCGCCAATGCATCCACGCATCGACGAGGTGGCCGCTGATCCCGTCGGCGCCAACTCCCGGATGGGCACCTACACCAACTTCTGCAATCTGTTCGACATGTGCGCGGTGGCCGTGCCCGCTGGCACGGCCGGGCAGGCGCAGTTTGGTGTGACCGTGCTAGCGCGGGCCTTCGAGGATGCGGTGGCGCTGGATATCGCTGCATTGCTGTCGGGAGAGCAAGCGCCCGTGGATGTTTGGCCGCTGAGTGTTGCGGATTCTGTCGAGTTGGTGGTGTTCGGTGCGCACCTTCGAGGTGGCGCGCTGGTGCACCAGCTGACAGATCTCGGCGCGCGGTGGGCCGGCGAGCTGACGACGGCGCCGCGATACCGGATGTCCGTGCTGCCGACCGTGCCTGCCAAGCCGGCGGTGACGCGGGCGCCCGATGGCGGCGCCGCGTTGCTTGGACATCGCTGGCTGCTGTCCCCCACCGGGTTGGGCCGGTTCTTGGCTGCGTTGCCGTCGCCGATGCAGCTCGGCAAGGTCGAATTCGACGACGGCACATGGCGAACCGCGTTCGGCTGCGACGCCGCGGCGGCCACCGGGCGGGACATAAGCGAGTACGGAAGCTGGCCGGCAGCGATCGCGGCGGGCGCCGTCTAG
- a CDS encoding cytochrome c oxidase assembly protein produces MTTTAAPSVRSSAVWPVLLGVAVLAGAVAAGIGALSLADALTATGLPNPGPATTYGLPFVRAAGEIAAVLAVGSFLFAAFLVPPQPNGVLDASGYRALRLGTAASAVWTVCAALLVPLTVSDVSGHPLGENLNPLEIWSAASVVDTATAWRWTAFIAAAVTLASMPVLRWGWTPALLAGALASLVPLGLTGHSSAGGAHDLATNSLLIHLIAGALWAGGLLALLAHMLRAGEHADLAARRFSALALWCFVAMAFSGVVNALVRIPLSDLFRSDYGWLVIGKVIALGVLGVIGWRQRRSGLTALQADPQSRGPLIRLALVEAAVFGATFGIAVGLGRTPPPPLLTQPSPVEVAIGYGLDGPPTLARVLFDWRFDLIFGTAAIIMAGLYVFGVRRLRGRGDAWPAGRTAAWLCGCAALLFTTSSGLGRYMPAMFSMHMVAHMMLSMLVPILLVLGAPVTLALRALPTAGRGEPPGPREWLLAALHSRASRFLTHPIVATTVFVAGFYGLYFGGLFDAAVSNHAAHMLMNVHFLVSGYLFYWVVIGIDPTPRQIPQLGKVAMVFASLPLHAFFGVVLMGMQTVLGETFYRSLGLSWHTDLLGDQRLGGGIAWAAGEVPLVLVMIALLIQWRRSDQRTARRLDRAADRDDDAELTAYNAMLAELAKRDTRST; encoded by the coding sequence ATGACCACCACGGCGGCCCCGAGCGTGCGCAGCAGTGCTGTGTGGCCTGTGCTGCTTGGTGTCGCCGTGCTGGCCGGCGCCGTCGCCGCGGGCATTGGTGCGCTGTCGTTGGCCGATGCGCTGACCGCGACGGGGCTGCCGAACCCGGGTCCCGCGACCACGTATGGCCTGCCTTTCGTACGGGCGGCTGGGGAGATTGCCGCCGTGCTGGCGGTCGGATCGTTTCTGTTCGCGGCATTTCTGGTGCCGCCGCAGCCCAACGGGGTGCTCGACGCCAGCGGCTACCGCGCACTGCGGCTCGGAACGGCCGCATCGGCCGTGTGGACGGTGTGCGCCGCGCTGCTGGTGCCGCTGACCGTGTCGGACGTCTCGGGGCACCCGCTGGGCGAGAACCTCAATCCGCTCGAGATCTGGTCGGCGGCCAGCGTCGTCGACACCGCCACCGCCTGGCGCTGGACGGCGTTCATCGCGGCGGCGGTGACGCTGGCCAGCATGCCGGTGCTGCGGTGGGGGTGGACGCCGGCGCTGCTCGCGGGCGCGTTGGCCAGTCTCGTGCCGCTGGGGCTGACGGGCCACTCGTCGGCCGGTGGCGCGCACGATCTGGCCACCAACAGCCTGCTGATCCACCTGATCGCGGGCGCGCTGTGGGCGGGCGGCCTGCTGGCGCTGCTGGCCCACATGTTGCGCGCAGGGGAGCATGCCGATCTCGCGGCCCGACGATTTTCCGCGCTGGCGCTATGGTGCTTTGTGGCGATGGCGTTCAGCGGTGTCGTCAACGCGCTGGTGCGGATCCCGCTCTCGGACCTGTTCCGCAGTGACTATGGCTGGTTGGTGATCGGCAAGGTCATCGCGTTGGGTGTACTCGGTGTCATCGGTTGGCGTCAGCGACGCAGTGGGCTTACCGCACTTCAGGCCGATCCGCAGAGCCGCGGGCCGCTGATTCGGCTGGCGCTGGTCGAGGCGGCCGTCTTCGGCGCGACGTTCGGCATCGCGGTCGGGTTGGGCCGCACACCGCCACCACCGCTGCTGACACAGCCGAGTCCCGTCGAGGTGGCCATCGGCTACGGCCTCGACGGGCCGCCGACGCTGGCGCGGGTGCTGTTCGACTGGCGGTTCGACCTCATCTTCGGCACGGCAGCGATCATCATGGCCGGGCTGTACGTGTTCGGCGTTCGCCGATTGCGTGGACGCGGTGACGCGTGGCCGGCTGGGCGCACGGCGGCGTGGCTGTGTGGTTGTGCGGCACTGTTGTTCACCACGTCGTCGGGCCTGGGCCGCTATATGCCCGCGATGTTTTCGATGCACATGGTGGCGCACATGATGCTGTCCATGCTGGTGCCGATCCTGTTGGTGTTGGGCGCACCGGTGACGCTGGCGCTGCGCGCGTTACCGACCGCGGGGCGGGGCGAGCCGCCGGGTCCGCGGGAATGGCTGCTGGCGGCGCTGCATTCGCGGGCCTCGCGGTTCCTCACCCATCCGATCGTGGCCACCACAGTGTTCGTCGCGGGCTTCTACGGGCTGTATTTCGGCGGACTTTTCGACGCTGCGGTGAGCAATCACGCCGCGCACATGCTGATGAACGTGCACTTCCTGGTCAGCGGATATCTCTTCTACTGGGTGGTGATAGGCATCGACCCGACGCCTCGACAGATACCTCAGCTGGGCAAGGTCGCGATGGTGTTCGCATCGTTGCCGCTGCACGCGTTCTTCGGCGTGGTGCTGATGGGCATGCAGACCGTTCTGGGCGAGACGTTCTATCGGTCGCTGGGACTGAGCTGGCACACCGACCTGCTCGGCGACCAGCGGCTGGGAGGTGGAATCGCTTGGGCGGCAGGCGAAGTCCCGCTTGTCCTGGTGATGATCGCGTTGTTGATCCAGTGGCGGCGCAGCGATCAGCGCACCGCCAGGCGGCTTGACCGGGCCGCCGACCGCGACGACGACGCGGAGTTGACCGCCTACAACGCGATGCTGGCAGAGCTGGCCAAGCGGGACACCCGTTCGACGTGA
- a CDS encoding glycerol-3-phosphate 1-O-acyltransferase: MKISADEFAPFTATDDALVLASVSSPAEEALLNDWLALQRREHPDSNVDVLRLPADDDPPPGTLASLVEELDADEDRSVVPVRVFWVPGGLPTRSKIVAFLSGRDTYRPPEMLQQRILRKDPSRARVVAGEPAKVSELRQQWHETTVAENPREFARFVIRRAILAIERVELRLLGPEYKSPRLIKPELLASARFRDGLEKIPGATVDKAGEMLDELSTGWSRFSVDLIPSLGRAIFSRGFDPNIDYDRAQVEAMRRGLEHHPAVLLFSHRSYLDGVIVPVAMQENRLPPVHTFAGINLSFGFMGPLMRHSGVIFLRRKLDDPLYKYVLRQFVGYIVEKRFNLSWSIEGTRSRTGKMLPPKLGLLAYVADAYLDGRSDDILLQPVSISFDQLHETAEYAAYARGGEKTPESLSWMYKFIKAQGERNYGKIYVRFPEAVSMREYLGEPQGPMTTDEAAKRLALQKMAFEVSWRILRATPVNATALVSALLLAARRVALTLDQLHHTLQDSLDYLERKQAPMTNSALRLRTADGVRAALDALSNGHPVTCVEGGREPVWRIVPENEHEAAFYRNTLIDAFLETSIVELALAYAARAESERLEAFWSQAMRLRDLLKFDFYFADSAAFREHVAEEMSWHKDWESQITAGGAEIDALLRAKKPLIAGAMLRPFFEAYEIVADALRDAPAEIGEKELTKKALGLGNQYVAQNRVRTNEAVSALLFATARQVVADQHLLEPAADLVDRRTAFRDELRGILGDMERVEQLAREQFYAREVGRRALRREGA; the protein is encoded by the coding sequence GTGAAAATCTCCGCCGATGAGTTCGCGCCGTTCACCGCGACTGACGACGCGCTTGTGCTCGCATCGGTGTCGTCACCGGCCGAAGAGGCGCTACTGAACGACTGGCTGGCGCTCCAACGGCGCGAGCACCCGGATTCCAATGTGGACGTGCTGCGGTTACCGGCCGACGACGACCCGCCGCCGGGAACGCTGGCGTCGCTGGTCGAGGAGTTGGACGCCGACGAGGATCGATCGGTTGTTCCGGTGCGTGTCTTCTGGGTCCCTGGTGGCCTGCCAACGCGATCCAAGATCGTCGCGTTTCTGTCGGGTCGCGACACCTACCGCCCGCCCGAGATGCTGCAGCAGCGGATTCTGCGGAAGGACCCGTCGCGTGCCAGGGTGGTGGCCGGTGAGCCCGCGAAGGTCTCCGAGCTGCGTCAGCAGTGGCACGAGACCACCGTCGCTGAAAATCCAAGGGAATTCGCGAGATTCGTTATCCGCCGCGCGATTCTGGCCATCGAGCGCGTGGAGCTGCGCCTGCTGGGCCCCGAGTACAAGTCGCCGCGGCTGATCAAGCCCGAGCTGCTGGCGTCGGCGCGGTTTCGCGATGGCCTCGAAAAGATTCCCGGCGCCACCGTCGACAAAGCCGGTGAGATGCTCGACGAGCTGTCCACCGGCTGGAGTCGGTTCTCGGTCGACTTGATCCCGTCGCTGGGCCGTGCCATCTTCAGCCGCGGCTTCGACCCCAACATCGACTACGACCGGGCGCAAGTCGAAGCGATGCGACGCGGTTTGGAACACCATCCCGCGGTGCTGTTGTTCTCGCATCGGTCCTACCTCGACGGCGTGATCGTGCCGGTGGCGATGCAGGAGAACCGCCTGCCACCCGTGCACACCTTCGCCGGCATCAACCTGTCGTTCGGATTCATGGGCCCGCTGATGCGCCACTCAGGCGTCATCTTCCTACGGCGCAAGCTCGACGACCCGCTGTACAAATACGTGCTGCGGCAGTTCGTCGGCTACATCGTCGAGAAGCGGTTCAACCTCAGCTGGTCGATCGAGGGCACCCGGTCACGCACCGGAAAGATGTTGCCGCCCAAGCTCGGACTGCTCGCATACGTCGCCGACGCCTACCTCGACGGTCGCAGCGACGACATCCTGCTACAGCCGGTGTCGATCAGCTTCGATCAGTTGCACGAGACCGCCGAATACGCCGCGTATGCGCGCGGGGGCGAGAAGACGCCCGAAAGCCTGTCGTGGATGTACAAGTTCATCAAGGCCCAGGGCGAGCGTAATTACGGCAAGATCTACGTTCGCTTCCCCGAAGCGGTGTCGATGCGCGAGTACCTCGGCGAACCACAGGGGCCGATGACCACCGATGAAGCCGCCAAACGGCTTGCGCTGCAAAAGATGGCGTTCGAGGTGTCGTGGCGGATTCTGCGGGCGACACCCGTGAACGCGACCGCATTGGTGTCGGCTCTATTGCTGGCCGCACGCCGTGTGGCGCTGACGCTCGACCAGCTTCACCACACCCTCCAGGATTCGTTGGACTACCTGGAGCGTAAGCAAGCCCCAATGACCAACAGCGCGTTGCGGCTTCGCACGGCGGACGGCGTTCGCGCAGCGCTGGATGCGTTGTCCAACGGTCACCCCGTCACGTGCGTCGAGGGCGGCAGGGAGCCGGTGTGGCGGATCGTGCCGGAAAACGAGCACGAGGCCGCGTTTTACCGGAATACGCTGATCGATGCGTTCCTGGAGACGTCCATCGTCGAGCTGGCGCTTGCCTATGCCGCTCGGGCGGAATCCGAACGGCTGGAAGCCTTTTGGTCGCAGGCGATGCGGCTGCGGGATCTGTTGAAGTTCGACTTCTACTTCGCGGATTCGGCGGCGTTTCGCGAGCATGTGGCCGAGGAGATGTCCTGGCACAAAGACTGGGAGAGCCAGATCACGGCCGGCGGTGCCGAAATCGACGCGTTGTTGCGCGCAAAGAAGCCGCTGATCGCCGGTGCGATGCTGCGGCCGTTCTTCGAGGCTTACGAAATCGTGGCCGACGCGTTGCGTGACGCGCCCGCCGAGATCGGCGAAAAAGAACTGACGAAAAAGGCCCTCGGCCTCGGAAACCAGTACGTCGCGCAGAACCGCGTGCGCACCAACGAGGCGGTGTCCGCGCTGCTGTTCGCGACGGCGCGCCAAGTCGTGGCTGACCAGCATCTGCTGGAACCCGCCGCCGATTTGGTTGACCGGCGGACCGCGTTCCGTGACGAACTGCGCGGCATCCTCGGCGACATGGAAAGGGTCGAGCAGCTCGCACGCGAGCAGTTCTACGCGCGCGAGGTGGGACGGCGGGCACTGCGCCGCGAGGGCGCCTAG
- a CDS encoding HAD-IB family hydrolase/lysophospholipid acyltransferase family protein — MTSANGQPNPRSMRLPGSVAEIEASPPGPEVGAFFDLDGTLVAGFTGVIMTQDRLRRRQMSVGEFIGMVQAGLNHQLGRSEFEDLIGKGARMLRGNSLADIDELAERLFVQKIVGRIYPEMRELVRAHMARGHTVVLSSSALTVQVEPVARFLGIENVLSNKFEVDENGCLTGEVLTPIIWGPGKARAVQAFAAKNGVDLAKSYFYADGDEDVALMYLVGNPRPTNPAGKLAAVADKRGWPVLRFTSRSGANPVSQLRTVAGIASMVPIAAGALGLGLLTRNKRTGVNFFTSTFGRTLLTATGISLNVLGKENLTAQRPAVFIFNHRNQADPMIAGTLVSDNFTSVGKKELENDPIVGTMGKIMDAAFIDRDDPKKAVEGLKKVEDLARKGLSILIAPEGTRLDTTEVGEFKKGPFRIAMSAGIPIVPIVIRNAEVIAARDSSTFNPGTVDVVVYPPIPIDDWTHDNLAERIAEVRQLYLDTLKDWPHDEVPTPALYRRKKSPAKKAAAKKTPAKKTPAKNAAAKTATKTVTKATTKAAEKKPAKKTAAKKTTKRAAAKGRP; from the coding sequence ATGACTTCGGCCAACGGTCAGCCCAATCCACGATCGATGCGGCTGCCAGGGTCGGTCGCCGAGATCGAGGCCAGCCCGCCGGGTCCCGAGGTCGGGGCCTTCTTCGATCTTGACGGCACCCTGGTCGCCGGGTTCACCGGCGTCATCATGACGCAGGATCGGCTGCGTCGACGGCAGATGTCCGTCGGCGAGTTCATCGGCATGGTTCAGGCAGGCCTCAACCACCAACTCGGCCGCTCCGAGTTCGAGGACCTCATCGGCAAGGGCGCCCGCATGCTGCGGGGGAACTCGTTGGCGGACATCGACGAACTCGCCGAACGGCTCTTCGTGCAGAAGATCGTCGGTCGCATCTACCCGGAGATGCGTGAACTGGTCCGCGCCCACATGGCCCGCGGCCACACCGTCGTGCTCAGTTCCTCGGCGTTGACGGTGCAGGTGGAGCCCGTCGCGCGGTTCCTTGGCATCGAGAACGTGTTGAGCAACAAGTTCGAGGTCGACGAGAACGGTTGCCTGACTGGCGAAGTGCTGACGCCGATCATCTGGGGTCCCGGAAAGGCAAGGGCGGTACAGGCATTCGCCGCCAAGAACGGTGTCGACTTGGCGAAAAGCTACTTCTACGCCGACGGCGACGAGGACGTCGCGCTGATGTACCTCGTCGGCAATCCACGACCGACCAACCCCGCGGGCAAGCTCGCCGCCGTGGCCGACAAGCGCGGCTGGCCGGTGCTGCGGTTCACCAGCCGCAGTGGTGCCAACCCGGTTTCGCAGCTGCGGACGGTCGCGGGCATCGCGTCGATGGTGCCGATCGCTGCCGGAGCGCTCGGGCTTGGTCTGCTGACCCGCAACAAACGCACCGGGGTCAATTTCTTCACATCGACGTTTGGCCGCACATTATTGACCGCAACCGGGATCAGCCTCAACGTGCTCGGCAAGGAGAACTTGACAGCCCAGCGACCGGCAGTCTTCATCTTCAACCACCGCAACCAGGCCGACCCGATGATCGCCGGCACGCTGGTCAGCGACAACTTCACGTCGGTCGGCAAAAAAGAGCTGGAGAACGATCCGATCGTCGGCACCATGGGCAAGATCATGGACGCCGCATTCATCGACCGTGACGATCCCAAGAAGGCTGTCGAAGGCCTGAAGAAGGTCGAGGATCTGGCGCGCAAAGGGCTGTCGATCCTCATTGCCCCTGAGGGCACGCGTCTGGACACCACTGAAGTCGGTGAGTTCAAGAAAGGACCATTCCGCATCGCGATGTCGGCCGGAATACCGATCGTGCCCATCGTGATTCGCAACGCGGAGGTCATCGCGGCGCGCGACTCGAGCACGTTCAACCCCGGCACCGTCGACGTCGTCGTCTACCCGCCGATCCCCATCGACGACTGGACCCATGACAACCTTGCCGAGCGCATCGCGGAGGTCCGTCAGCTGTATCTGGACACTCTGAAGGACTGGCCGCACGACGAGGTGCCGACGCCGGCGTTGTACAGGCGAAAGAAGTCACCAGCCAAAAAGGCTGCGGCGAAGAAGACTCCGGCCAAGAAGACACCGGCGAAGAACGCGGCCGCCAAGACTGCCACGAAGACCGTCACGAAAGCCACCACCAAGGCTGCCGAGAAGAAACCCGCGAAGAAAACAGCGGCCAAGAAGACGACGAAAAGGGCTGCCGCAAAGGGCCGGCCGTGA
- a CDS encoding wax ester/triacylglycerol synthase family O-acyltransferase, with the protein MSDMPELDADGLPEELSAFDQILHRGEAHPRTRSGIMTVELLDTTPDWESYRSRFDSASRKVLRLRQKVVMPTLPTVAPRWVIDPDFNLDFHVRRMRVPEPGTMREVFDLAEIAAQSPLDISRPLWTASLVEGLEGGRAAQLVHLSHAVTDGVGGVEMFANLYDLERDPPPQAPPPLPVPQDLSPNDLMRQGINRLPGTIAGRVRGVLFGAAHVVGEMVRDPITRMGDVVEYAMSGARVVGPVAPPSPVLRRRSLSSRSDAIDIEFGALHKAAKAGGGSINDAYLAGLCGALRLYHQAKGVPIDALPMAVPVNLRSEADPAGGNRFAGVNLAAPIGLQDPQVRIKNIRSQMTRKREERAIDMVGAIAPVLTLMPDSVLESMAGSIVNSDVQASNVPVYAGDTFIAGAKVLRQYGIGPLPGVAMMVVLISRAGYCTISTRYDRASIVDSDLWARCLLAGFDEVLALGGDGRAVPATFTVDTAEPIPVSPNGSAAQ; encoded by the coding sequence ATGAGCGACATGCCGGAACTCGACGCGGACGGACTTCCGGAGGAACTCAGCGCGTTCGACCAGATACTGCATCGTGGCGAGGCCCATCCGCGCACCCGCTCGGGCATCATGACCGTCGAGCTGCTGGACACGACCCCGGACTGGGAGAGCTACCGCTCGCGATTCGACTCCGCGTCGCGCAAGGTCTTGCGGCTTCGGCAGAAGGTCGTCATGCCGACGCTGCCGACCGTGGCGCCGCGGTGGGTGATCGACCCGGATTTCAATCTCGACTTCCATGTGCGCCGGATGCGGGTCCCCGAGCCCGGCACCATGCGCGAGGTGTTCGACCTTGCCGAGATTGCGGCGCAGTCGCCGCTCGACATCTCCCGGCCGCTCTGGACCGCGAGCCTCGTCGAGGGCCTCGAAGGTGGCCGTGCCGCCCAGTTGGTGCATCTCAGTCACGCCGTGACCGACGGCGTCGGCGGCGTCGAGATGTTCGCCAACCTCTACGACCTCGAGCGCGATCCACCACCACAGGCACCTCCGCCGCTGCCGGTTCCCCAGGATCTGTCGCCCAATGATTTGATGCGCCAGGGCATTAACCGGCTGCCCGGCACCATCGCGGGCCGGGTGCGCGGCGTGCTGTTCGGCGCGGCGCACGTGGTCGGCGAGATGGTCCGCGACCCGATAACGCGGATGGGCGACGTCGTCGAGTACGCAATGTCCGGCGCCCGCGTCGTCGGGCCCGTCGCCCCACCGTCACCGGTGCTGCGGCGCCGCAGTCTCTCGTCGCGAAGCGATGCCATCGACATCGAATTCGGCGCGCTGCACAAGGCCGCCAAAGCGGGTGGCGGGTCCATCAACGATGCATATCTGGCCGGGCTGTGCGGTGCCCTGCGCTTGTACCACCAAGCCAAGGGCGTGCCGATCGACGCGCTGCCCATGGCGGTGCCGGTCAACCTGCGCTCGGAGGCAGATCCGGCCGGCGGCAACCGATTTGCCGGTGTCAACCTCGCCGCCCCCATCGGCTTGCAGGACCCGCAGGTGCGCATCAAGAACATCCGCTCGCAGATGACCCGCAAGCGCGAGGAGCGTGCGATCGACATGGTCGGCGCCATCGCGCCGGTACTCACGCTGATGCCGGACTCGGTGCTCGAGTCGATGGCCGGATCGATCGTCAACTCCGACGTCCAAGCCAGCAACGTGCCTGTCTATGCCGGCGACACGTTCATCGCGGGTGCGAAGGTGTTGCGGCAGTACGGCATTGGCCCGCTTCCGGGAGTCGCCATGATGGTCGTGCTGATCTCGCGCGCCGGCTACTGCACCATCAGCACGCGCTATGACCGCGCGTCGATCGTCGACTCCGACCTGTGGGCCCGCTGCCTGCTGGCCGGCTTCGACGAGGTGCTCGCCCTCGGCGGCGACGGTCGGGCCGTGCCCGCGACGTTCACCGTCGACACCGCTGAACCCATCCCAGTGTCACCCAACGGAAGTGCGGCGCAATGA